Proteins encoded by one window of Asterias rubens chromosome 18, eAstRub1.3, whole genome shotgun sequence:
- the LOC117302224 gene encoding endothelin-converting enzyme 2-like isoform X2: MVKYQRSSLSGADELSDHDQGTGGLTGTHQSNSQPGNSVASGAYDKMGENNCVKVPDVKFKNSSNSTSNDIKYVPGESSRMERHGIVRTLLEKILIVFCVVLLLIVLILAILYGIERREEFCLTGPCVTIAGSVLSSMDKSIDPCEDFHKYSCGSWINEHPIPDGQSRWTTFGMIWRENQVVLKQVLEHELNTSSTAEKKAQSFYQSCIDKNNDIDRLGAQPLIDIINSLGGWNVTGTFNGTNYNFNKVFQKMEALYDEKPFFTLLIGGDEKNSSRNILQIAEGSILLPDEVYMVNKTEDDPVVAAYFKYMRRVTELIGAEGEEVERQLRNIWEVGVSIANLSMVLDDFENMDYEDFFNYMSVKEMQTLFPAFDWLDYLNYLFKDTHVKIDENEQVIVFTPKYLAAVSEFILNTDQVALHNYMIWSLITSHTNYLSEDFRRAEDDLDKELYGQTSDMPKWRACISATDENLGFALGALFVKETFKGKSKERASAMVEEIRSAFKNNLPDLEWMDEETRHAARDKANAILDLIGFPDFILAHKQLDASYEELEINSTDYFGNNIRISQFHTRQELQELRLKVNRGEWEMTPPQVNAYYSPPKNEIVFPAGVLQAPFYDKDYPRSLNFGGMGVIMGHEITHGFDDSGRKYDKYGNLKQWWNNDTIERFENQIKCMVDQYSEYEVNGAYIDGKMTLGENIADNGGLKSAYRAYEDWIKEHGPEKPLPALGLSHKQLFFVGFAQVWCSSKTPKEAQIDLITDNHSPAKYRVIGTLSNSEDFAREFNCPVGSLMNPKDKCEVW; the protein is encoded by the exons ATGGTGAAGTACCAGCGTTCTTCCTTGAGTGGTGCAGATGAACTCTCAGATCATGACCAGGGTACCGGCGGCCTCACCGGTACTCATCAGTCTAACAGTCAGCCAGGCAACTCGGTAGCGAGTGGAGCTTATGACAAAATGGGGGAAAATAACTGCGTTAAG GTACCAGACGTCAAGTTTAAAAACTCCTCCAACTCCACATCGAATGATATCAAGTATGTACCAGGGGAGAGTAGCAGAATGGAAAGGCACGGGATAGTGCGGACCTTACTGGAGAAGATACTGATCGTCTTTTGCGTGGTGCTCTTACTCATTGTTCTTATTCTTGCCATTTTGTACGGGATCGAGAGGAGGGAAG AGTTTTGCTTAACGGGGCCATGTGTGACAATAGCTGGGAGTGTTCTGAGCTCGATGGACAAGTCCATTGACCCCTGCGAGGACTTCCACAAGTATTCATGTGGTAGCTGGATTAATGAGCATCCCATCCCGGACGGCCAATCAAGATGGACAACATTCGGCATGATCTGGAGAGAGAATCAAGTGGTGCTGAAGCAGGTTCTTG AACATGAACTCAACACATCAAGCACAGCAGAGAAGAAAGCGCAGAGTTTCTACCAGTCCTGTATTGACAAGAACAACGACATTGACCGCCTTGGTGCCCAACCTCTTATTGATATCATCAACTCG CTCGGTGGCTGGAATGTGACTGGTACCTTCAATGGGACGAACTACAATTTCAACAAAGTATTCCAGAAGATGGAAGCCTTGTATGATGAAAAGCCTTTCTTCACCTTGTTAATCGGAGGTGACGAAAAAAACTCCAGCAGGAACATTCTGCAA ATTGCTGAAGGGAGCATCTTGCTTCCTGATGAGGTATACATGGTCAACAAGACTGAAGACGACCCG GTGGTGGCAGCATACTTTAAATACATGCGCAGAGTCACGGAACTGATTGGCGCAGAAGGGGAAGAAGTTGAGAGACAACTAAGAAATATCTGGGAAGTTGGAGTCAGCATAGCCAAT TTGTCAATGGTCTTAGACGACTTTGAGAATATGGATTATGAGGACTTCTTCAACTACATGTCAGTTAAAGAGATGCAGACTCTGTTTCCTGCA TTTGATTGGTTGGACTATCTGAACTACCTCTTCAAAGATACCCATGTTAAGATTGACGAGAATGAGCAGGTTATCGTCTTCACTCCTAAATACCTTGCAGCTGTCTCAGAGTTCATTCTCAATACTGACCAAGT AGCCCTTCACAACTACATGATCTGGTCATTAATCACGTCGCACACCAACTACCTGAGTGAGGACTTCCGTCGAGCTGAGGATGACCTCGACAAGGAACTTTACGGTCAGACCTCAGATATGCCCAAGTGGCGGGCTTGCATCAGCGCGACCGATGAGAACCTTGGCTTTGCGTTGGGGGCACTCTTCGTGAAGGAGACGTTCAAGGGAAAGAGCAAAGAGAGG GCTAGTGCTATGGTGGAGGAGATCCGAAGCGCATTCAAGAACAACCTGCCAGATCTGGAATGGATGGATGAAGAAACACGCCACGCTGCGAGGGACAAG GCTAATGCCATTCTAGATCTGATTGGCTTTCCAGACTTCATTCTTGCTCATAAGCAGTTGGACGCCTCCTATGAAGAG TTAGAGATAAACTCAACTGACTACTTTGGCAACAACATCCGTATCAGCCAATTCCACACACGTCAAGAGCTCCAGGAGTTAAGATTGAAGGTCAATAGGGGAGAATGGGAGATGACCCCACCACAGGTCAACGCTTACTACTCACCGCCTAAAAACGAGATCG TTTTCCCAGCTGGTGTTTTACAGGCGCCATTCTACGACAAGGATTATCCCAG GTCCTTGAACTTTGGTGGTATGGGGGTCATCATGGGGCATGAAATCACCCATGGATTTGATGACTCCGGTCGCAAGTACGACAAATATGGCAACTTGAAACAGTGGTGGAACAATGACACCATAGAGCGCTTTGAGAACCAAATTAAATGCATGGTGGATCAGTACTCTGAGTATGAGGTCAATGGGGCATAT ATTGATGGCAAGATGACGCTTGGTGAGAATATAGCTGATAATGGAGGTCTGAAGTCGGCATACAGG GCGTACGAGGATTGGATTAAGGAACATGGGCCTGAGAAGCCTCTCCCAGCCCTAGGCCTCTCCCATAAACAACTCTTCTTTGTTGGATTTGCTCAG GTTTGGTGTTCCTCCAAGACGCCAAAGGAGGCACAGATTGACTTGATTACTGATAATCACAGCCCTGCAAAATACAG GGTTATAGGAACTTTGTCCAATTCAGAGGACTTTGCGAGGGAGTTCAACTGCCCAGTAGGTAGCCTGATGAACCCAAAGGACAAGTGTGAAGTATGGTGA
- the LOC117302224 gene encoding endothelin-converting enzyme 2-like isoform X1: MGMAVSILGHFKRYKMVKYQRSSLSGADELSDHDQGTGGLTGTHQSNSQPGNSVASGAYDKMGENNCVKVPDVKFKNSSNSTSNDIKYVPGESSRMERHGIVRTLLEKILIVFCVVLLLIVLILAILYGIERREEFCLTGPCVTIAGSVLSSMDKSIDPCEDFHKYSCGSWINEHPIPDGQSRWTTFGMIWRENQVVLKQVLEHELNTSSTAEKKAQSFYQSCIDKNNDIDRLGAQPLIDIINSLGGWNVTGTFNGTNYNFNKVFQKMEALYDEKPFFTLLIGGDEKNSSRNILQIAEGSILLPDEVYMVNKTEDDPVVAAYFKYMRRVTELIGAEGEEVERQLRNIWEVGVSIANLSMVLDDFENMDYEDFFNYMSVKEMQTLFPAFDWLDYLNYLFKDTHVKIDENEQVIVFTPKYLAAVSEFILNTDQVALHNYMIWSLITSHTNYLSEDFRRAEDDLDKELYGQTSDMPKWRACISATDENLGFALGALFVKETFKGKSKERASAMVEEIRSAFKNNLPDLEWMDEETRHAARDKANAILDLIGFPDFILAHKQLDASYEELEINSTDYFGNNIRISQFHTRQELQELRLKVNRGEWEMTPPQVNAYYSPPKNEIVFPAGVLQAPFYDKDYPRSLNFGGMGVIMGHEITHGFDDSGRKYDKYGNLKQWWNNDTIERFENQIKCMVDQYSEYEVNGAYIDGKMTLGENIADNGGLKSAYRAYEDWIKEHGPEKPLPALGLSHKQLFFVGFAQVWCSSKTPKEAQIDLITDNHSPAKYRVIGTLSNSEDFAREFNCPVGSLMNPKDKCEVW, translated from the exons ATGGGGATGGCTGTTTCAATTCTTGGACATTTCAAACGCTACAAG ATGGTGAAGTACCAGCGTTCTTCCTTGAGTGGTGCAGATGAACTCTCAGATCATGACCAGGGTACCGGCGGCCTCACCGGTACTCATCAGTCTAACAGTCAGCCAGGCAACTCGGTAGCGAGTGGAGCTTATGACAAAATGGGGGAAAATAACTGCGTTAAG GTACCAGACGTCAAGTTTAAAAACTCCTCCAACTCCACATCGAATGATATCAAGTATGTACCAGGGGAGAGTAGCAGAATGGAAAGGCACGGGATAGTGCGGACCTTACTGGAGAAGATACTGATCGTCTTTTGCGTGGTGCTCTTACTCATTGTTCTTATTCTTGCCATTTTGTACGGGATCGAGAGGAGGGAAG AGTTTTGCTTAACGGGGCCATGTGTGACAATAGCTGGGAGTGTTCTGAGCTCGATGGACAAGTCCATTGACCCCTGCGAGGACTTCCACAAGTATTCATGTGGTAGCTGGATTAATGAGCATCCCATCCCGGACGGCCAATCAAGATGGACAACATTCGGCATGATCTGGAGAGAGAATCAAGTGGTGCTGAAGCAGGTTCTTG AACATGAACTCAACACATCAAGCACAGCAGAGAAGAAAGCGCAGAGTTTCTACCAGTCCTGTATTGACAAGAACAACGACATTGACCGCCTTGGTGCCCAACCTCTTATTGATATCATCAACTCG CTCGGTGGCTGGAATGTGACTGGTACCTTCAATGGGACGAACTACAATTTCAACAAAGTATTCCAGAAGATGGAAGCCTTGTATGATGAAAAGCCTTTCTTCACCTTGTTAATCGGAGGTGACGAAAAAAACTCCAGCAGGAACATTCTGCAA ATTGCTGAAGGGAGCATCTTGCTTCCTGATGAGGTATACATGGTCAACAAGACTGAAGACGACCCG GTGGTGGCAGCATACTTTAAATACATGCGCAGAGTCACGGAACTGATTGGCGCAGAAGGGGAAGAAGTTGAGAGACAACTAAGAAATATCTGGGAAGTTGGAGTCAGCATAGCCAAT TTGTCAATGGTCTTAGACGACTTTGAGAATATGGATTATGAGGACTTCTTCAACTACATGTCAGTTAAAGAGATGCAGACTCTGTTTCCTGCA TTTGATTGGTTGGACTATCTGAACTACCTCTTCAAAGATACCCATGTTAAGATTGACGAGAATGAGCAGGTTATCGTCTTCACTCCTAAATACCTTGCAGCTGTCTCAGAGTTCATTCTCAATACTGACCAAGT AGCCCTTCACAACTACATGATCTGGTCATTAATCACGTCGCACACCAACTACCTGAGTGAGGACTTCCGTCGAGCTGAGGATGACCTCGACAAGGAACTTTACGGTCAGACCTCAGATATGCCCAAGTGGCGGGCTTGCATCAGCGCGACCGATGAGAACCTTGGCTTTGCGTTGGGGGCACTCTTCGTGAAGGAGACGTTCAAGGGAAAGAGCAAAGAGAGG GCTAGTGCTATGGTGGAGGAGATCCGAAGCGCATTCAAGAACAACCTGCCAGATCTGGAATGGATGGATGAAGAAACACGCCACGCTGCGAGGGACAAG GCTAATGCCATTCTAGATCTGATTGGCTTTCCAGACTTCATTCTTGCTCATAAGCAGTTGGACGCCTCCTATGAAGAG TTAGAGATAAACTCAACTGACTACTTTGGCAACAACATCCGTATCAGCCAATTCCACACACGTCAAGAGCTCCAGGAGTTAAGATTGAAGGTCAATAGGGGAGAATGGGAGATGACCCCACCACAGGTCAACGCTTACTACTCACCGCCTAAAAACGAGATCG TTTTCCCAGCTGGTGTTTTACAGGCGCCATTCTACGACAAGGATTATCCCAG GTCCTTGAACTTTGGTGGTATGGGGGTCATCATGGGGCATGAAATCACCCATGGATTTGATGACTCCGGTCGCAAGTACGACAAATATGGCAACTTGAAACAGTGGTGGAACAATGACACCATAGAGCGCTTTGAGAACCAAATTAAATGCATGGTGGATCAGTACTCTGAGTATGAGGTCAATGGGGCATAT ATTGATGGCAAGATGACGCTTGGTGAGAATATAGCTGATAATGGAGGTCTGAAGTCGGCATACAGG GCGTACGAGGATTGGATTAAGGAACATGGGCCTGAGAAGCCTCTCCCAGCCCTAGGCCTCTCCCATAAACAACTCTTCTTTGTTGGATTTGCTCAG GTTTGGTGTTCCTCCAAGACGCCAAAGGAGGCACAGATTGACTTGATTACTGATAATCACAGCCCTGCAAAATACAG GGTTATAGGAACTTTGTCCAATTCAGAGGACTTTGCGAGGGAGTTCAACTGCCCAGTAGGTAGCCTGATGAACCCAAAGGACAAGTGTGAAGTATGGTGA